The following is a genomic window from Lagenorhynchus albirostris chromosome 2, mLagAlb1.1, whole genome shotgun sequence.
tcttagcaactttcaaatatataatacagtattattaactatagtcaccatgctatatatTACATACCCAGGACTTATTTTCTTgacagctttttttaaaaaaagatttatttatcatttatttatttattttatttatttttggctgcatagggtcttagttgcagcacgtgggatcttcgttgaggcccacgggctcttctctagttgtggcactcaggatcCAGGGtccatgggctctgtagttgtggtgcatagcttccagagcgcatgggctctgtagtctgCAGCACTCGGGCTCTTTAGCTGaggtgcgcaagctcagtagttgtggcgcctgggcttagttgctctgcggcatatgggatcctagttccctgaccagggatcgaacctgcgccccctgcattgtaaggaggattctttaccactggaccaccagggaagtcccatcttgaCAGCTTTTAATGGAAGACTTATTTAATTATCATCTGGCAGAGGTCTGCAAATGATAGGCAGCTTTGTATATAGAATAATGAATATGATATAAGATAATCTTAGCTAATTGCTGCTTACTTGCAAATGTCATACGACTGACTTCTTGAAGGTGTAtgtgaggttttgttttgttttcgcaTGTGTGAATGTTTGTGGGTGGGCGAGCATGTGTACAGACCTATACCATGGGAACCCTATAGACAGTGGCTCAGCGAATGGTCAACATGGCTGGATCCCCATGTAGCTGCACCAGTGTCCCATAGCATCCTGGTTATAGCTTGTATTTATGTCCAAACTGCAAGCTCCTTTCCATATAGTCTGGCTGTTGAGCCACATAGAGACCAGGGCTGGTCCCTTGGTGTAAGTTGTACTTTCAAAGCAGTCTATAACAGCAGTGTCCcagagaactttctgtgatgatggaaacatTCTATTCTGCATTGTCCAGTATGAGACCAATGGCTATGAAACATTTGGAATGTGGTTATGTGACTGAgggattgaatttttaattttatttaattttaactaattttaatttaaatagctacCTGTGGCAACTGTGTTGGTTAACGCTGGTAAATAATCTCCTATGTGTCATCTCTATGTGCTTTTCCAGATCATAGTCAACTGATGGATTCTGGATGATACTTTTGCATGGTACTTATATCTGGAGTTGGAAGACTTTCTGAATAGTCTAATATCACCttctaaataaagtaaaaaaatatttgttgagcatctggTGCTTGGCAATATCGCTGGAGTTATGGAGAATATGAAGTCTCTACCTTTGTGTTGTTACTATCTAACAAGGAAATGGATAAGGAAAGATGGAGcattaaaatagagaaatagactACACAGCCTTGGGCCTGGCTCCTCTAAACATGAGTATGAAATCCGTTTTTAACACAATCCTGCTTCACTAGATGGAAGCAATTGTACAGTACACTATAAATGTAGAGGGGAGGACTTGGACATGTAATTAAATCTATGGGCCATAAAAAATCTGTTCAGTAGTTCTAAGAGTTTAGTTTAGGATCACTGACGAACCTTGGCGGTGTTCACTGATGGTGTCCACAATAATAATAGCCAAGTGGAAAGCCGAGCTTGCAAAGAAAtttacttgttatttatttagttattttgctGGTGTTATGCCAAGAAGACTCTGCTGAATAAACTTTATTATTACAGCCTCTGCTTGATTTTTTGATAACTCTCTCTTACAATCAAAAATCCTTTAGTTCAAGTCAGGGTTGCAGTATAGTTTACACATTTTTAGAGGCTATTTTCATTTCGGAGCCCCCATCTTGTTCCCCAGTGCAGTGCCAGGCTCTCGGTGAATGTTttgggattgtttgtttgtttgttttttggcttcactgcacagcttgcaggcttgtgggatcttagttccctgaccagggattgaacccgggcccttggcagtgagagcgtggagtcctaactaccagaccgccagggaattccctcctggTGTTGATGGAAGACACGGCGCAGGTGCTGGAAAAGTCAAGTTCCTctccttgccctcaaggaacttagaCTAACTTCGAGACAGATAATTATGTCGCAAGTAGAAGGTGAGAGTTTATGAGATAATAATCCCTTTAGTCTTTCATCTCATTCTTGGCTGTTAGGCTCAGGATGgtctaaatattttcttcaccTTTTCTTATTAGGTACTGTGATACTGGCCAGTCACCAGTAGCATGTGACAGTGTGCACTTTCTATAAACTCCTCATTGCTCAACCTGCCTCGGTATAAGTTTTGGTAAGTGTTAATTAGTCTTAACCtggtaaatattttagttatCAGAAAAGCCCTGATATTTTACTATTAACTACATTATTCTAGTTTTCCTGCAGCTTTCTAATGGGCACATCTTATTCTACAGAAGCTATATAATTTATGTGAAGACAGAGATTCATAACATCAAAGATGAGATGATTCAAACAGTAaccatttactttatttattgccacagaaataaagtttattgGAAAACCCatcaagaaattatttttcctctatgAAAATACTCAATATAAGGAATGGGATCTAGGAAGCAACATGACCAACAAAATACggtctggggaattccctgaaggtccagtggttatgactttaccctctcactgctgagggcctgcgttctatccctggtcgggaaactaaaatcccacaagctgtgcagacagaaaaaacagacaaacaaacaaacagtctGAGGTCTTATAGATATCAATACTTTTGATAATAGATGACATTCACCTGCCCAAATGAACCAAATGGTTAGCCAAATAACCATTaaaatttcttgattttctttccatTAAGATGAAAGGTAGGTTGTGCATATCTAGGCCATCTGGTCTGCCTCAATGTCTGATAAACTACTGAGGCAAGTGAATGCTGAATAGATAGCTTCAGTGTTATCTCCAGGCACTGAGCGAGGCAGTCATCGGTCAGCGGCAGCTGGGGATGCAGAGCTCACAGCAGGGCTGAGTGAAGGTTGTGAGGCTGAGGGTCTCCAGGCCTAGGGTAGGCTGGGATGAGTTGAGCACGAAGCAGGCGGGCACACAGGGCCGAGGAATGCGGCACGGTGGGGGACAGCTGTCATAGCAGGTTGGCTCCGGTAACTAAACCGTGTGTGGGCAGATGCTGGGCAGGCAGACTCCACATCGGCAGCATTTTTCAGATGAGCAGGTGGTGGTGGCAGGGCCGGTGTGGACACTGCGGCAGTAACGGGAAGCACAGCAAGCCATGGCATTGGGACTCTGGTTTGCTTTTGGAGAAACCATTTACTTTAAACCTTTTAGCCTGTTGTGGTATCCAAGTCTAaagtaaatgggagtattttgtaccatttaaaattcaaaaactgtAATACACTAGTTCAAATTTCATGTCTACTACTtaattataaaatgcttagagACTCTAATGCAAAGTTTTGAATGTAACAAGTAAAAACCTGAATATGAATAGCCAATATTTCAAAGTTCAACAGTGCTCCTCCATTGACAGTCTGGAGTCAGCAAAGAGGAAACTCATAGAAGGTTCT
Proteins encoded in this region:
- the LOC132515711 gene encoding LOW QUALITY PROTEIN: keratin-associated protein 3-3-like (The sequence of the model RefSeq protein was modified relative to this genomic sequence to represent the inferred CDS: substituted 1 base at 1 genomic stop codon), which produces MVSPKANQSPNAMACCASRYCRSVHTGPATTTCSSEKCCRCGVCLPSICPHTVXLPEPTCYDSCPPPCRIPRPCVPACFVLNSSQPTLGLETLSLTTFTQPCCELCIPSCR